From the Equus asinus isolate D_3611 breed Donkey chromosome 9, EquAss-T2T_v2, whole genome shotgun sequence genome, the window TATGCAAATTAAGCTTGCAGCATACTCATTAAATGTAAAAACAACACTAAATGCAGTGGAGTTGCTTACATTTTGAGTAACAGTAACAAAATTCAAATTGATTTTGATAAAATAGGGAGCtaagcaaaaaaaaccaaaaatcagcAGGGAAAAAGGTCAGGCAGTATACTAGGAAGCAAAATTAAATTCTACAGAcacaagctgaaaagaaaaatcattaagtGAAGTCCAGTAGAGTGGGAACTGAGGACCACCGCAAAATCTaactttacttttaaaactattattttaatattggAATATATCAATGACAGCAATAAGATGTAAGAATTGAAAACAATTCTTCTTAGTTCACACATTACTGAATATATTCATGAAAAGGTGTAcacaattttgttttctgtattttaagaaAGCTGtctaaaaattagaaaaggtTCAGGGAAGAACAgtggaaatatttaaattaaaggtAAGTGAAACACACTCTCTTTTACTCTCttacttttctactttcttacACTTTAGGATATCATAATGATAGCATATATTCAAGTcctacataaaattttaattttctctgaaaCATGAAAAACACACTGAGAATTCCACTGTTAATGTACTTACAGGAAATAGTGGGGGCGGTTTCAATACTACATCCGGTAACTTTTCACCTCTGCTAAATCCAACTGCCTCAATATTAAAGGTATAAGCAGCACGTCCTCTTCCTTTATTCCCAGCCATTGGAACTAGTTACACAGGCAAATTCTGAAAGACACTATTAATGATAAAGATTTATTGAatcatctgaaaaacaaaatcagtatTTTAAGGCAAAATACACTCCACCCCCTAAGTACCATGGCCAATTTAAAACACTTCTGGAAAGCAACACTTGTAAAGAAATACACATTGACACTGATTCCTGAACCCCTCACGTCTAGTCCCGTTTGGCAGGTGAGGTGATGATGATGGCCTCAACCACCTCACCCAGGTCCTGGGTGGATGGCTGCCCTGGGTCTCCTTTGAGATGCTGCTCCAAACACTCTCAGCCAGGTGATGCAATTCTCTCTACCCCTTGGTGGTTTGGCAACAAGATCtcagaaatacataaaaaatatgaacaagGGAAGGTTGGCTGATGAAGAGAAGATACCTCGCTTTTTCATTCAACTTGAAGACTATCAGCAGTcatatatactttaaattttagTGACTTATTTATCCTAGAATTTGAGTGTTGGAAAGGATCCTTGAGATCTAGTCCAATGTCCTCCTTTTTGAAATGGGAATGGGCTCAGTAAGACTCTGAAGAGGTCTGTCCtagccaaaaaaatttttttaaagttcagagGAAAGCATCTGAAATAGTTAAAGGTAAGATAAACCTGTACTCTCTCCAACTTTGGGGACAATAATGACATCATATACTCAAGTCCCATACTGAACTTCTGGATCATCTGAAACGATTTCACTGTGATGTGAGAACTGAGGCGGCAGTCTACTAACAGGGATTCCCACACTAGAGCTCTTTCACCACAACTCTGCATCCGACTGCAGTGAAGACTATAACACACATTCTTTAAATCTCTCTTCCCACTGTTAATATTGAGTATCATCAGCCCTGTAAGCTCAAGAAAGCAATAATATGCCCTCCTATACCACTATAACAgttccctccctttttttcttaccATTTACTTGTTGGAAAAACGAGGTCACTGTCCTATACGATGCTTCGCCAACTTTAAGGCATATGTGAATTACCTAGGAATCTtatcaaaatgcagattctgattcagttggcagagggtggggcctgagaatctgcatttctaacaagctctctgGAGATATTAATGCTTTTGGTTTGCAGAGCACACTTGGAGAGTAGCAAGGCTGTACAATTTCCTATAATCTGGATTGGAGTGATTGCATACATGAGATGTGGTTaacatattcctctatttcctgtattttctatAATCAGGTGGACTAGAGGCTTACTCAAATTTGGGCTTGATTTTTTTGCAAGAATACTTAAAAGATGCTCTGTTTTTCCTACTGCGTCACATCAGGATGCACATGCAGTCTCTCTCGGTCAGTGGGTTCAGGTGCTGTCAGTCTGTTTCATCCAGTATACAGTTCCTCATCAGCTTTCACCTAATGGTTTTAGCAGCCATTGATGACTGCAGACTACATCCATTATTCCATTATGGATTGTAACATGATGATATACAAATTGTatcattttttctgtatttattaacTGGAATTCTACCAGGAATCAATTCTCCTCATCCAACTATTCAATTACTATGAAACGCAATTCACATAGGAAAGGTACTTATTTTAATAACCAAGCTCAGTCCCTCTGTCCACAATAAAAGAGGCGGAAAATACCCAAAAGGCCTTGTTTCAATTGCTGAGTCACTAGAGCATATGCTGAGCCTACAGAAAGCAGGTCTCCCAAGTATGAAAATTGTGCAGCAGAAGGGCTCACACCTACACTCTAAGAAACTAACTGCGGGGAGCCCAGTAGGCACGGGCGAGACCACTGGGCTGAATTCCAATCTGGGACTTGCCACTAATCAAAGATTAGAACAATTCTAGGCAATGTTTCCAAAACCTGCCTGATCACGACAATTCCCCGAAGGATTTGTTAAACATAGGGAGTCCTAAGCGATCCCCAAGTCCTCAAACACAGCACAGCAGAATCTGTGGAGGTGGGCCCTGGGAAGAAGTTTGGAAAATTCATCCTGAAAAGAGAGTATATCAGCTACCATTGCTTGATAGAATATCCCCTGAGAAATATCAAACTCTGCTGACTCTAAACTTCCATATTTATCAAGTAACCCTTGGGTTTATAAATTGATACTGGAAGTGAATGTACTGCCCTTGGCAGAAAAATCATTCCTAGCTCCTGAGACACCCTGAATAATTGCATGGCATTCTGGCCCACAAATCCCTCTCTTTCTAGTTTGATTGTCATGAGTCAGTTCTCCTGTACCTGGAGAAGCTgctacatttattttcttctcttgcaaAGGCGGACAGGTACGCCCTGGACTCTGGCAACTGTCTCATGGAAAAAATGACTCACAAGCAAGGCCTGAGCATCATTCTTTGAAATCCTTTAAGTTGATTCAACCACTGCCTGTTCCTTTTGCACCTCGTCAAACTTCTTGAATGAAGGATTTTTTAAGCTAGCTTTCCCCATTTCCTCATTAcccaaatcttcctctatttcctacGGGCCAATTTCAttaagtcattcattcaacatatattgaGCATTCCAGGCACTGTGGTAGGACCCAGAGAGCATTGAACAAAAAcaggttcctgccctcagggcttATTTATCAGTGGATGAAGGAacacaaacaagtaaacaagtaAGTGTCTAACATAATATTATATGCTCTTGTTGGGGTTGAATTGTGTCACCCCTCAAAAATACATCGAAGTCCTAACTCCTGGTACCTGCGAATGTGACcttccttatttggaaataaagtctttgcagatgtaatcgaATTAAGATAAGGCTGTACTGGATTAGTGAGCCCACTTCCAATGACTGGTCTCCTTATAAGACGGAAATGTGGACAGAGAGAGGAACACAGGgaaaacaccatgtgaagatggaggcagaagttGGAGGGAAACAGCTGCATGCCAGGAACACCAAGGagtgccagcaaccaccagaagccaggagggaggcagggaagagagTTTGCCTGGGAGCCTCCGGAAGGAAGaaatcctgctgacacctttattagactctggcctccagaaacgggagagaataaatttctgttgttttaagcctcccAATTTGTGGTAatatgttatggcagccctaggaaatcaatacagctctgaagaaaaggaaatcacaGTAACGGGACAGAGAATAACAAACGGGTATGGTAGTGGCTTTTTCACACAGGGAGGGTCTTTCTGTGGAGGATAAATCTGAGCACCATGCTGGAGAGGGCCCGTGAGCCATAAGGTGGAGGGATGGGATGGAGATGGctacagaaaagaaggaagagcaagtgCCGAGGAGGAAGCCACAAGTTGGGAGTGTGTGCGGAGCAAGAAGCTCATGTAGTTGGTAAGGAGCAAGGAGAGGCTGGTGGAGGCCAGATCTCGCGCAGCCCTGTGTGAGCTGTAGGAAAGGATTTGGCTTTTATCTTACTTGTGATGGGAACTACACTCATGAACATACCGAAATGCAAAGGTCCCTAATGGTCTCCAGTGGCAAAATCCAGTGGCCTTTTGTCGTTGTTTCTCCTCTTGGACTTCCAAAGCACACTGCTCATTATTGCCTCCGCCCTTTTGAAATTCTCTCTTCCCTAGGCTTTAAGAAAACTCTAGCTTCTTCTATCCCACTGACCATTTTTGTGTCTACTTCTCTTCTTAAACCCCTAAATATGGATTTCCTTAAGGTTCAATCTTTGGTCTTCTGCTCTTTTTTTATCTTCAGAAAATGCACCCATTCTCTGGGTCTGATGACCTCTCTGGCACCATTACCTCTAGCAGTGACCTTTGTCCTGAGTTTCAGCCCATGTTCTTACCACCATAAGAATATGTGGACAGCACCTTAAACTGACAATACTGAGATCATCTTCCCTCACACTAACTAGCTTGTCTTTCATGTATAACATCCCTATTTTTATCCACAGTATGTTATTTTCCCAGTCATCAACATTTGAAGATGTGGAGTGAGTCAGTATtgattcttcattctgttccacaTCTCCTGTCAAATCAATCATctaatttttccttcaaaatgccctttcctttccatttcctccACCATAATCCAGCTCACCCCTtttccaactcttttttttttttgaggaagattagccctgagctaacatcctccactaatcctcctctttttgctgaggaagactggccctgagctatcatccgtgcccatcttcctctactttatatgtgggatgctgccacagcatggcttgacaagtgttgtgtaggtctgcacccaggatccaaactggcaaaccccaggccattgaagtggaacacatgaacgTAACTGGTATGCCATTGGGCTAGCCCCCAACTCACTTTTGATTGACTGCAAATTTTGTGGTACCCCTTGTtcttcctgtttattttctttttcttctgcattaCTCATTCTAAAGCACGGCTCTGATTATGCTACTCTTCTCATCTTCCCTCTAGGCTAGAGAATTGAAATCCAAACTCCCTATCCAAGTATTCAGAGCCCTTTCGAGATGGCTGCACCTATCCTCCTGACTCATTCTTCTGTAGCCATGTCTTGACTATCATTCTCTCCACTGCAACCTACTCCCTGTTCCTCCCTGCCTCGTTTCATCCCTTTTCATTTTAAGATCCCCTTTAAGTCCCTCAATATCCACAACAATCACTTCATCCCACCTTACTCTTAGAAAGATCCTCCTGTTAAAATAAATGgatttttgggggctggccccatggctgagtggttaagttcgtgcactccactttggcagcccagtgttttgcaggtttggatcctgggtgcagacatagcaccactcatcaggccatgttgaggtggcatcccacatgccacaaccagaaggaccacaactaatatacacaactatgtactggggggatttcgggagaaaaagcagaaaaaaaaaagattggcaacagttgttagctcaggtgctataaattaattaattaattaattaattaatggatTTTtgaggctggtccagtggcatagtggttaagttctgcacgctccactttggctggatcctgagtgcggatctagcaccacttgtcaagccatgctgtggtgtggtctcacataaaaaaatagagggagactggcagatgttagctcagtgacaatcttcctcaagcaaaaagaggaagattggcaacagatgttagctcagggccaagcttcctcacaaataaataaataaataaatggattttcAAAAATTGCGGTGATACACATTGCTACAGTCTTCAATTCTGAAAGAAATATAGACAATGCCCCATTTGGGAAATGAGCTTTTCCAAAAAAGGGAAGGAGTTTCACTtacgttttttgtttgtttgtttgtttcttcaatGGTATTAACACTAGAGATTTTACATCCCCTCCTGTCTAGGCATGGTGCTCTCTATACAGCAACAGCTCCTCAATTAACGTCAagctttccttatttatttatttactgaaggCGATTGCATGAGCAAATTTACCCACAGAAGTACAATTTCGTCAGCCTACTATTaagttgttttttggttttttttttttaaatttccagaacTATAAAGTTTGGAACCTGGCTATGTATTGGAATCAACAGGAgagttaaaacaacaacaacaactcagGCTTCACCCCAGAACAATAAAATCAGAATCTTTGGAGGTAGGATTTGGACTGTAGGACTTCTGAAAGCACCCGAGGGGATTACAATGTGTAGCCTaaattaagaaccactgctccagaTTAAACTTCCCATTTTAGCaaagaggaaagtgaggcccagaccCAGCTAACCTGACCACCTGAAGACACACAGTTAATTCCTAACAAGGACAGGGCCACGTTAAAGCctcaggatatctttccattgtCCTTTCCACATTACCGCTGCCTGAAACACATTTCTAGACTAGttgaatagcttttttttttttaatttttttttttttttaaagattttactttttcctttttctccccaaagccccccggcacacagttgtatattcttcgttgtgggtccttctagttgtggcatgtgggacgctgcctcagcgtggtttgatgagcagtgtcatgtcggcgcccaggattcgaaccaacgaaacactgggccgcctgcagcggagcgcacgaacttaaccactcagccaaggggccagccccaagttgaATAGCTTTTTAATCCCATGGACgtctttaatcttcacaatgaaGTGAATTAGTAACGGCAAAATTGACtggatttaaaaatgtaaaattagaagCATCACTTTTCATTTTGGGATGCCTCCCAAAAATTCCTATTCAGAATTGTTCTGAGATGGTCTGATGGGTGTAGTTCAACCGTCCAAGACGTGAAACGCAAAAGCCCATTCTAAtcaaccagaaaaacaacctCGTGGGAAAGCTGAGCTAATCTCTGAAATTCTCCCTAGCACTAACATTTTATAAGTTATGATTGTGCTTAAATATATTGTTCTCCATGTCTCACACAGTCTCTTGCGCACATTCGCTAGGTGAATAAATGTATGAACGGATGTAAGGAGGCATGGAAGCTAGGGGACGCACTGAAAGCCAGGTCACAGTATCTTTCCTGACGAATGACGCCTAAGTTGCCCCAATCAGAACCTGACAGTCATGCTGGCCTCCTCTCcgcctccctccatcccctcatCTAACAGGAGAAGAGTACAGCTCTGGGTCCTCTCTCACATGTTCACCTTCCTTCACCTCTAGCTCAGGCCTTCACCATCTCCCACCCGGACCTCTAATACAGAGCAAATAAACTTCCCATGGCCACACTCCCCCTTTCAATCTACTCTCTAGTCATCTTCTAGAACACAAACCTTGCCGCACCACTCTCCTTAACTAGCAGAGCTTTCAAGTTGAGTTTAACTTTCTGCCCCTTGCTCCATGCATCCCACACTCCAGCCACTCCCAACTCTGCGACATCAGCTCTTTCCCATAGCGTTCCTTTTGCCTGGAGGGCCTTCCTCCCAGATCCACCTGAGCAAGCCCCAGCATCATTTAAGATGCTATGTAAATGACACTTGTCTGTGACCATTTCTTCCACCTTACACGGAACTAGGCCTCTCCCTTCTTGGGGTTTCCCAAGTATACACTGCTTTTATTACCCTTTTTAAAATCACGTTGTAATTGTCAgttcttgtctgtctccccagtaAGCTCCTCAATTATCCATTCATCAAGTACTTATTAAGTACCCTGCCTGTCTGACCATCTCCCATGTACTGGGAATACAGCAGCGAAGGAAACAAGTCTCTGTTCTcgtggagctcacagtctagtaggggaaatggaaaatataaatatattttatagaaagtGTCAGGTAGTGATCAGTGATATGAAAAAGCAGGAAACATGCGTGCCATTATGCAAAAGGCGGTTGAAGAACTCCTCCTGTATTCTGTAATATTTGAGCACAAACCTGACAAAAGTGAAGGAAGAAGTCAtgccaagaaccaggaaaagatATCTAGGGCAGCAAAAGGATATGTAAGTGTGAAGGCCTCCTTGAAGACTTATTCACCTTTTCCTGCCCCATCGCTAAGCAGACCTTGGCAAAAGTCCAGTAAATATTGGATGAATTATTGCTAAGCTCATGGCCTAGTGACGATATCACTCTGTTTCACCTCTAGTGGGTCCCCTTTGCCTACATGAAAGACACCCAAACTCCAAAGAGCTCTGTACTCCCCTGCTGAGAACGACCTAACAAACAGTGGTCTTTTAAGGGCAGCTCAAATGCCACTCCTCAACAATCCCTTCCCTCTGTATTCTTACAGCACCTAGGTTTTACTTCCTCTGTGGGACATACTCCGTATTGCTTTATATTGCAAATATCCGTGTAGAGATATCATCTTCCTTCAAATTCTTGAGAACCCAGATCACGACTTTGATTTTGCACAATTCTGTTCTTCACAGATCATCTAGCTCAGGGACTTCCACATAAGAACAGCCCTCAACAGAGTGACTGGATAAATTCAAACTAGATTAGGAAAATATTCAGAAAGGCTAGCTCCCCACCAAAGGCTTTAGGAGTACAGAGGAGCAGAGTACAACTCTCCTTCTAGGAAGGCTGCCACAATAAGGGTTTTCATAATTATCTTTTATAATGCAGTCTCATGggtcttttataatttttcctgGCTGAGTAGGGAGGTTAGTCAAGTTCTCAAGGGAATTTCTGAAGCCTTAATAGATGTTTCAATAGCtgggaagggtggggtggggactaGGACCTGGCGTTCATAGCGGAGGTGATTTCTGTGGCTGGTGGGGCCACACCCAGTCGTTATCCAATTTTCCTGTCCTCACAAAGTGCGGCTGCCTCCACCTTTCCTTAGTTGAGCCTTTCTACCAactttctctgctctcttccaAGAGCGGACAAAGTAACCAAAAAAATGGACAATGGGGGAAGGAATACAGAAGTTAATtatttagaagagaagaaaatcctTATTAACAACCCCTCTTCCCACGATACAGGGGGAAAGCTCCAGCAGTTAAGAAAACATGCTGAACAGCCTGCCCTTAGCTGCCAGTCTGTGGCAGTGACTCGTGCCTGAACCAATCACATAGTCACCAGATTTGAAAATCTACCACGAGGAAGAGCATAAATTCCCTTCTAACTCACTGCAAACGGTCCCAGGAAGATGAGACTAGGTAAGATGTGGAACCGacgattttaaaagattttgaagGGACCAGGAAAAGGGAGGTAAAGCTCTGTCCCAACACCCCTCAATCCAGAGCGTTTTAATGAATCTCCATCCCTGACTTCCCCCACCTTCTCCATGTGCCCCTTTAACTACCCTCTACGCTCTCCATCTCCGCGCAGGCCATCCATTGCTTGCTCTGTTACCTGTTCACTAAGTCTCCAGGCTTGGGCAAAAGTGTGCAGCCGAAGAGCCGGCCGGCACGGAAGGGGTGCGGACCGAAGGCGCCGGCTCCCGAGCGCTGGTTCCACCTCTGAAGACACGCGCTCCGCCCTCCACGCGGCCTCCGAGCCGCGCTAGAATCCCAGCTAGTGAGCCCCGCCCCCTAGCTAGGCCCCGCCCTCTGGGCAGAGAGCTTTTTAGCCCTCGGCAGACGCCGTAGTCGTCCCACGGGCTCGGCCCGACTCTTTCTGCGCCGGCTGACAGTGTACATCGCGGTGCGCGGTCGGTGGGCGGGTCTGGCGCCTCCCACGCCTGACTCCCGGCCTCTGCAGTCAGACCCCCCCGAGGCAGAGAGAGTGTCGCTTTCTCTGTCTTCAGACTCCTGCAGTGGCCCCTGAGTTAATGCTCCCTCTTGCGATTGCTCCAGCGCCCGGGTGCAGGCCGAGCAGCCTCTGTTTTCTGCGGACCAGGCGGGTGGGTGCGCGTCCTTCCTCCTCCTCGTTCTCCCCCCGCACTcccgcagcccccgccccctcgcGCCGCGCCTCCTCCCTGGCTGCGGGCAGACCGCTCCACACCGCCGCAGCGCATCGCGTGTGGACGGCCTGCGAGAGGCACACACGCCCACATCCACTCCGCCACCGCTGCCCAGCATGTCGGCGCTCGAGTGGTACGCCCACAAGTCCCTGGGCGACGGCATCTTCTGGATTCAGGAACGCTTCTATGAGTCGGGCAACCGCGCCAACATCTGGCTGGTGCGCGGCTCCGAGCAGGACGTGGTGATCGACACGGGCCTGGGGCTGCGCAGCCTTCCAGAGTACCTGTACTCCTCCGGCCTCTTGCAGGATCGCGGGGCCAAAGAGGACTCGGCGTGCCGGCCGCTGCTGGCCGTGGCCACCCACGTGCACTTCGACCACTCCGGCGGCCTGTACCAGTTCGACCGGGTGGCGGTGCACCACGCCGAGGCCGAGGCGCTGGCTCGCGGGGACAACTTTGAGACCGTGACCTGGCTGTCGGATAGTGAGGTGGTGCGGGCGCCCAGCCCTGGCTGGAGGGCCAGGCAGTTCCGAGTGCAGGCGGTGCAGCCCACCCTCATCCTGCAGGATGGTAATGGGCCCTCACGGGCGCGCGCTCTCTCATTAAGGGAGGTGATTGGGGAGAAACCTGTCCGAGGGATGCATGTTGTAGACGTCCGTGGCTGCAAGGGGCTTGTTTTGTTACCTTGCAGAAACAGCACTTCTGTTTCTCCCTTCCCCGAGTCAAAGCCCACTCGACTGGAGCCAAGGCTATGCAGCCTTCCCTACCCGAGACTAGCTCTGGCACAGTGTAGCAATGCCGCGTACTCGAGTGAAAGCTGGCCCCACCCCCTAGTCAGTTTCTTGGGTAAGGTACAGTAGTAACACTACGGAGACTTGTGACTAGGTATTTCCCGTTCTTTTCCCGAAAACCTGCCTGACATTTCCAGGCGCTTTTCTAGCGAACCGACTTTTAAGGAATGACTCCTCGCTGAGAGTGCATGTCATGCTCTCTGCTTTTGAGAACTGCTGACTTCATCAGCTCGGTCAGCGGTAACCGCTGGGTAGGAGCAATTCCCACCTGTAGGCTTAGAAAGCTTTTAGAGAGCAGTGGTTCCAATCTGCTCATGCATCCTTATCTGCTAAATAGGTTTCTGTTCTTGATGTTGCCTCAGGAGAGAGAGAGCTTGATAGTGAACATAAAAAGTAGAATATGGCTGAGTCTTATATGATGAGATATCTGGTCTGGTTGAAAGCAAGGCCTGAGAAAGACTAATAAGGGAGGTTATTTCCAGTGATGGTGAATTATGTGGACTAATGCATAGGTAGCTGTGGGCCTCTGGCTCTATGAAAGACAGG encodes:
- the MBLAC2 gene encoding acyl-coenzyme A thioesterase MBLAC2, which produces MSALEWYAHKSLGDGIFWIQERFYESGNRANIWLVRGSEQDVVIDTGLGLRSLPEYLYSSGLLQDRGAKEDSACRPLLAVATHVHFDHSGGLYQFDRVAVHHAEAEALARGDNFETVTWLSDSEVVRAPSPGWRARQFRVQAVQPTLILQDGDVINLGDRQLTVMHMPGHSRGSICLHDKDRKILFSGDVVYDGSLIDWLPYSRISDYVGTCERLIELVDRGLVEKVLPGHFNTFGAERLFRLASNYISKAGICHKVSTFAMRSLASLALRVTNSRTSP